From the genome of Gracilinanus agilis isolate LMUSP501 chromosome 2, AgileGrace, whole genome shotgun sequence, one region includes:
- the ID1 gene encoding DNA-binding protein inhibitor ID-1: MKVASGSTAAGPSCALKAGKVSGGAGEVVRCLSEQSVAISRCGGAGTRLPALLDEQQVNVLLYDMNGCYSRLKELVPTLPQNRKVSKVEILQHVIDYIWDLQLELDSQAAGTPGARGLPARAPLTTLNGEMSALAAEAACVGADDRILCR, encoded by the exons ATGAAGGTTGCGAGTGGAAGCACCGCCGCTGGTCCCAGCTGCGCGCTCAAGGCCGGAAAGGTATCCGGAGGCGCCGGGGAAGTGGTTCGTTGCCTGTCGGAACAGAGTGTCGCCATCTCTCGCTGCGGTGGGGCCGGGACCCGGCTCCCTGCCCTGTTGGACGAGCAGCAGGTGAACGTACTGCTCTACGACATGAATGGGTGCTACTCGCGCCTCAAAGAACTGGTGCCTACGCTCCCCCAGAACCGCAAGGTCAGCAAGGTGGAGATCCTGCAGCACGTCATTGACTACATCTGGGACTTGCAGCTGGAGTTGGACTCTCAAGCCGCCGGCACCCCCGGGGCCCGCGGTCTCCCCGCCCGGGCGCCCCTCACCACCCTCAACGGCGAAATGAGTGCCCTTGCGGCCGAG GCTGCCTGCGTTGGTGCAGATGATCGCATCCTGTGTCGCTGA